From Corynebacterium sp. BD556, the proteins below share one genomic window:
- a CDS encoding DUF1906 domain-containing protein, which yields MLNRRLFLKSATAAAAAAAFAPRAAAQNRVLGTVLDYSAGVPSAASIKNAGHLGAVRYVSRPRASWMRGKPLQIAETRDFQAHGISTASVYQYGKADTADWLGGAGAAAIHAPQAIALHRAAGGPTGRPIYIAIDDNPTRAQYENQIRPYLHAFSLALSAAGYRTGVYGNYNVIQWCSDDGIGTFFWMHDWGSGGRIHPRANIHQVARRFTTIDGVQCDVNDVYSPDWGQWSPTALAPQLSSELSSAIPWDKLLR from the coding sequence ATGCTGAACCGTCGCTTGTTCCTCAAATCCGCCACGGCTGCCGCAGCGGCCGCGGCATTTGCCCCGCGCGCCGCAGCACAGAACAGAGTTCTCGGCACAGTCCTCGACTACTCTGCGGGGGTGCCGTCGGCAGCCTCCATCAAAAACGCAGGCCACCTCGGCGCCGTCCGCTACGTCTCACGGCCACGTGCCTCGTGGATGCGCGGCAAGCCCCTCCAAATCGCAGAAACCCGAGACTTCCAGGCGCACGGTATCTCCACCGCTTCCGTCTACCAGTACGGAAAAGCAGACACCGCCGACTGGCTCGGCGGTGCTGGTGCAGCGGCGATACACGCACCCCAGGCCATCGCCCTGCACAGGGCTGCAGGCGGCCCAACCGGGCGCCCCATTTATATCGCCATCGACGACAACCCCACCCGCGCTCAGTACGAGAACCAAATCCGGCCCTATTTGCACGCCTTTAGCCTCGCGTTGAGTGCCGCTGGTTACCGCACCGGGGTCTACGGCAATTACAACGTCATCCAGTGGTGCAGCGATGACGGCATCGGCACGTTCTTCTGGATGCACGACTGGGGTTCCGGCGGGCGCATCCATCCGCGCGCCAACATTCACCAAGTAGCGCGCCGCTTCACCACCATCGACGGTGTCCAATGCGACGTCAACGACGTCTACTCCCCGGATTGGGGCCAGTGGAGCCCCACGGCACTTGCACCGCAGCTATCCAGCGAGCTTTCCTCCGCCATCCCCTGGGATAAACTCCTGAGATAG
- the trhA gene encoding PAQR family membrane homeostasis protein TrhA — translation MRPSSPDTSHARAESSSDDEAHHSLPADAETAAAPQRPRFDRGPRPLLRGILHERSVWAFIGSSIPLVVVTARIHATGVVTWMTTLYALCLIGSMSVSALYHLGAWRTESAVLKWRRADHAMIAVFIAGTYGPVAVVALQPDRAILLLSLCWTGALLAVLLNLCWVNHPRWMGVSVYLILGWLVIWEVPSLWTGLGPAVTLLLGAGGLVYTFGALVYALKWPNPSLRFFGFHEVFHATTIVAAALHHIAIWMSVAL, via the coding sequence ATGAGACCAAGCAGCCCCGACACCTCCCACGCACGCGCGGAATCCAGCAGCGACGACGAAGCGCACCACAGTTTGCCAGCCGACGCCGAAACAGCAGCAGCACCGCAACGCCCCCGCTTCGACCGAGGACCCCGCCCACTACTGCGCGGCATCCTCCACGAAAGATCAGTCTGGGCCTTTATCGGTTCAAGCATCCCACTCGTCGTCGTGACTGCACGCATACACGCAACGGGCGTAGTCACCTGGATGACAACTCTCTACGCCTTGTGCCTCATCGGGTCAATGAGCGTCTCGGCGCTGTACCACCTAGGGGCCTGGCGCACTGAGTCCGCAGTGCTGAAGTGGCGCCGCGCCGACCACGCCATGATCGCCGTGTTCATCGCCGGAACCTACGGGCCCGTGGCAGTCGTGGCGCTACAGCCGGATCGCGCAATACTCTTGCTCAGTCTGTGCTGGACAGGCGCCTTGCTCGCTGTGCTCCTCAACCTATGTTGGGTCAACCACCCCAGATGGATGGGCGTTTCCGTGTACCTGATACTCGGGTGGTTAGTCATTTGGGAAGTGCCCAGTCTGTGGACCGGCCTCGGCCCCGCAGTGACCCTCCTGCTAGGCGCAGGCGGTCTGGTCTACACCTTCGGAGCGCTGGTCTACGCCTTGAAGTGGCCCAACCCGTCGCTACGCTTCTTCGGCTTCCATGAGGTATTCCACGCTACGACGATCGTCGCCGCAGCATTACACCACATAGCTATCTGGATGAGCGTGGCACTTTAG
- a CDS encoding mycoredoxin encodes MSAAVTVFATSWCPFCRSLLAGLKRTNVVYDVIDVDDPANKEHSDWVASVNDGNRIVPTVRFSDGTHATNPGAKEVAAKYRELMQRHF; translated from the coding sequence GTGTCCGCTGCCGTCACTGTATTCGCCACCAGTTGGTGCCCCTTTTGTCGCAGCCTGCTTGCCGGGTTGAAGCGCACCAACGTTGTCTACGACGTCATTGATGTCGACGACCCCGCAAACAAGGAGCACTCGGACTGGGTAGCCTCCGTCAACGACGGCAATCGCATCGTACCCACCGTGCGCTTTTCCGACGGCACGCACGCCACGAACCCCGGTGCCAAAGAGGTCGCAGCGAAGTACCGCGAACTCATGCAAAGGCACTTTTAA
- a CDS encoding dihydrofolate reductase, translating to MIGAIWAQSLNEVIGTGEGMPWHLPEDLKHFQRVTMGQPIIMGRKTWESLPAKPLPGRTNHVISSRQPGEWSAGAYVSKDLPDLQTDAWIIGGAELFEATLDGVDIIERTLIDATYDLPSPVYAPHIDDSFTLVSDGAWETSASGLRYKFQRFERI from the coding sequence ATGATCGGCGCGATTTGGGCCCAATCTCTCAACGAGGTCATCGGCACCGGCGAGGGCATGCCGTGGCATCTTCCCGAGGATCTCAAGCACTTTCAGCGCGTGACGATGGGCCAACCAATCATCATGGGCCGCAAAACGTGGGAGTCACTGCCAGCAAAGCCGTTGCCTGGGCGCACAAACCACGTGATCTCCTCCCGCCAGCCCGGCGAGTGGTCCGCGGGCGCCTACGTGTCGAAGGACCTGCCCGACTTGCAAACGGACGCTTGGATCATCGGCGGCGCGGAGCTTTTCGAGGCCACGCTCGACGGCGTCGACATCATCGAACGCACGCTTATCGACGCCACCTACGACCTCCCCAGCCCCGTCTACGCCCCCCACATCGACGACTCTTTCACCCTCGTCAGCGACGGCGCCTGGGAAACCTCGGCCAGTGGGCTGCGTTACAAGTTTCAACGCTTCGAAAGGATCTGA
- a CDS encoding thymidylate synthase, which translates to MFVATPYEDLLRDVYENGTSKGDRTGTGTRSVFGRQLRYDLSESFPLLTTKKVYFKGVVGELLWFLKGSSNVAWLQENDVRIWNEWADENGELGPVYGVQWRSWPTPDGRHVDQIQEAVDTLVANPDSRRNLVSAWNVSELDQMALMPCHLLFQLYVAEGKLSLQVYQRSADMFLGVPFNIASYALLAHMFAQQAGLEVGELVWTGGDCHIYNDHIAQVEEQLSRTARPYPQLKLNKAASIFDYDFDDISVEGYNPHPTIKAQVSV; encoded by the coding sequence ATGTTTGTGGCCACCCCCTATGAAGATCTGCTTCGCGACGTTTACGAGAACGGAACCTCCAAAGGCGACCGCACCGGCACCGGCACCCGAAGTGTGTTCGGCCGCCAACTGCGCTACGACCTATCTGAGTCCTTTCCCTTGCTGACCACCAAGAAGGTGTATTTCAAGGGTGTCGTCGGTGAGCTTTTGTGGTTTCTCAAAGGTTCCTCGAATGTTGCCTGGCTACAGGAAAACGACGTGCGTATCTGGAACGAGTGGGCTGATGAAAACGGAGAGTTAGGCCCGGTTTACGGAGTGCAGTGGCGCTCATGGCCAACCCCGGACGGCCGCCACGTCGACCAGATCCAGGAGGCTGTAGACACATTGGTGGCGAACCCGGATTCGCGCCGCAACTTGGTTTCCGCCTGGAACGTCTCTGAGCTAGACCAGATGGCGTTGATGCCCTGCCACCTGCTTTTCCAGCTTTATGTCGCCGAAGGAAAGCTTTCGTTGCAGGTCTACCAGCGCTCCGCCGACATGTTTCTGGGTGTGCCCTTCAACATCGCCTCTTACGCCCTGTTGGCCCACATGTTTGCCCAGCAAGCGGGTTTGGAGGTCGGGGAGTTGGTGTGGACGGGCGGCGACTGCCACATTTACAACGATCACATCGCCCAGGTAGAAGAACAGCTTTCGCGCACGGCGCGGCCCTACCCCCAATTGAAGTTGAACAAGGCGGCGTCGATTTTCGACTACGACTTCGACGACATTTCGGTGGAGGGCTACAACCCCCACCCGACAATTAAGGCGCAGGTTTCTGTATGA
- a CDS encoding 3'(2'),5'-bisphosphate nucleotidase CysQ, giving the protein MTATYSDSRLTNLIAQGTGEILKGIRGVGLLRGRELGEAGDDLAQNWIARVLAQHRPDDGVLSEEAADSRERLGKDRVWIVDPLDGTKEFATGRQDWAVHVALVENGVPTHAAVGLPDLGVVFKSSDVRHVTGPYARKVALSRNRPPAVARQVAAHLGFEAVGVGSAGAKAMHVLLGDYDAYVHAGGQYEWDQAAPVGVSLAAGLHCSRLDGSPLRYNNEDTYIPDLVICRPELADSILEVCAKYHAQHGNYEG; this is encoded by the coding sequence ATGACCGCTACCTATTCAGACTCCCGCCTGACTAACCTGATTGCCCAGGGCACGGGCGAGATTCTCAAAGGGATCCGTGGCGTCGGCCTTCTACGGGGACGCGAACTGGGTGAGGCGGGCGACGACCTCGCCCAAAACTGGATTGCGCGCGTGCTTGCCCAGCACCGACCTGACGACGGTGTTCTTTCTGAGGAGGCTGCCGACAGCCGGGAGCGCCTTGGCAAAGACCGCGTCTGGATCGTCGATCCCCTCGATGGCACAAAGGAGTTCGCCACCGGCCGCCAGGATTGGGCGGTGCACGTCGCCTTGGTGGAAAATGGGGTGCCCACCCATGCCGCCGTTGGCTTGCCGGATCTGGGTGTCGTGTTTAAGTCTTCTGACGTTCGCCACGTCACAGGCCCATACGCGCGCAAGGTGGCCCTGTCGCGCAACCGCCCACCTGCGGTGGCGAGGCAGGTGGCGGCTCATCTCGGGTTTGAGGCGGTCGGCGTTGGTTCGGCGGGCGCGAAGGCCATGCACGTGTTGCTGGGTGATTACGATGCCTACGTTCACGCTGGCGGCCAATATGAGTGGGACCAGGCAGCCCCGGTGGGTGTGTCGCTGGCGGCCGGTCTGCATTGCTCGCGTTTGGATGGCTCGCCGCTGCGCTATAACAACGAGGACACCTACATCCCTGACCTGGTTATCTGCCGTCCTGAGCTGGCGGACTCCATTTTGGAGGTGTGCGCGAAGTACCATGCGCAGCATGGCAATTACGAGGGGTAG
- a CDS encoding ATP-dependent helicase — protein MPEEILERFHPQVATWFREVFAAPTRVQREAWESISHGENSLVVAPTGAGKTLAAFLWSLNSLVERAGQQALPIGASQTSTHGGVRVLYISPLKALGVDVENNLRAPLSGIARVAQRLGRDMPDISVAVRSGDTPQAERNRQVRKPPDILITTPESLYLMLTSKAAAILKTVDTVIVDEIHALAGTKRGVHLALSLERLARLAGDFQRIGLSATVRPLSAVANFLGPRTTIIAPPGEKKWQLDVIVPVEDMSDLPVMQDASTIGEAIIDDQLNAPAPTNHSMWPHIERAVYEQVMAHRSTIVFVNSRRSAERLTSQINELWAKEHDPQALSHTGRRPPAQLMKSVDTASHAAAVIARAHHGSVSKDERLTTENLLKEGSLKAVVATSSLELGIDMGAVDLVLQVESPPSVASGLQRVGRAGHTVGAVSKGAFYPKHRSDLVQTAVTVPRMRQGLIEELHTPNSPLDVLTQQTIAAVSMEDLDINEWYDTVRRAWPYRELSREVYDAVIDLIVGVYPSTDFSELRPRAIVHGDTLRARPGAQRVAVTNGGTIPDRGMFGVFLVGGEDSAPRRVGELDEEMVYESRVGDVFTLGASSWRIENITRDQVQVSPTPGHTGRLPFWSGDGPGRPFELGVALGKFRRQARENLDASLDNYARRNLLQYLEEQEEATGILPDDTTLVLERFTDELGDWRVVLHTPFGKPVNSAWALATGWRIAQETGMDAQAVAGDDGIVLRLPQGEKEPEGSLFSFNADEIADIVTQQVGNSALFASRFRECAARALLLPRRNPGKRAPLWQQRQRAEQLLDVARNYPSFPIILETVRECLQDVYDLPALQEVMRDLGTRRIRIAEVTTDQPSPFASSLLFNYTSAFMYEGDTPLAEKRAAALALDPSLLAKLLGTVELRELLDPDIIAEVDASLRRLGRATTSEQFADTLRMVGPVPIANLEDFTAVPLSALESSLGPRVMRVRIGGEEHIAQAHDAAVLRDALGVPVPPGIAAQVATIPDALSQLVSRWVRTRGPFTLRDLAHAFGLAIGAAYSALQPLVDATKVIEGRYRQGVDEQEYVAAEVLRIIRTRSLAAARAQTRPVSQSAYGRFLPAWLNVAPAGATPPLRGVDGVFTVLEQLAGVRLPASAWESWILPSRVGDYNPQMLDELTGGGEILIVGAGKAGARDPWIMLLPADYAAQLLPQSQQPVYSLTQAQIMEKVRAGGGFLFSDLLSPSTTTEELRESLWDLVESGCISPDSFAPIRARLAGGKTAHRAKRRPSRSRVRSGRTAFASMTPPDMVGRWAATPAADTDVTRRFVAFGEAWLDRYGVVSRGAVVAEDVVGGFGLAYKVLSGFEESGQAMRGYLIEGLGAAQFSTPATIDRLRGQQDSDDVVGWPSGTRDPHVYVMAATDPANPYGAGLPWPAQGPTRSAGAIVVLIDGLLAAHITRGGKTMTTFFDSFPAEVKDPLHMVVSALDEAVSLGRMRPLNVEKLNGEPAFSLRNYGAAVTHKGARIGAKAKAAPKRYGRSVSEALEELSFND, from the coding sequence ATGCCCGAGGAGATTTTGGAACGCTTCCACCCCCAGGTGGCTACGTGGTTCCGTGAAGTCTTCGCCGCGCCCACCCGGGTGCAGCGCGAAGCCTGGGAGTCAATCTCTCACGGGGAGAACTCGCTGGTGGTGGCACCCACCGGCGCAGGCAAAACCCTCGCCGCCTTCTTGTGGTCTTTAAACAGCCTGGTCGAGCGTGCCGGTCAGCAGGCTTTGCCGATCGGCGCCTCGCAGACCTCAACCCACGGAGGGGTCCGCGTCCTATACATCTCACCCCTTAAAGCGCTTGGCGTGGACGTGGAGAACAACCTGCGCGCGCCCTTAAGCGGCATTGCCCGCGTCGCCCAGCGCTTAGGCCGCGACATGCCCGACATTTCCGTGGCAGTGCGCTCCGGGGACACGCCGCAGGCAGAACGTAACCGGCAGGTGCGAAAACCCCCGGACATCCTCATCACCACACCGGAATCCCTCTACCTCATGCTCACCTCGAAGGCGGCTGCGATCCTCAAAACCGTCGACACCGTCATCGTTGATGAGATCCACGCATTAGCCGGCACGAAACGCGGCGTACACCTGGCGCTATCTTTGGAGCGCCTCGCACGTCTGGCCGGGGACTTTCAGCGCATCGGTTTGTCGGCGACGGTGCGGCCTTTGAGTGCGGTAGCCAATTTCCTCGGCCCCCGCACCACGATCATTGCCCCGCCCGGCGAGAAGAAGTGGCAGCTAGATGTCATCGTGCCGGTGGAGGACATGAGTGATCTGCCCGTGATGCAGGACGCCTCCACCATCGGCGAGGCGATTATCGACGACCAATTAAACGCGCCCGCCCCCACAAACCATTCGATGTGGCCGCACATTGAACGTGCCGTCTACGAGCAGGTGATGGCGCACCGCTCCACCATTGTCTTTGTCAACTCCAGGCGTTCCGCCGAACGCCTTACCAGTCAGATCAATGAGCTGTGGGCGAAAGAACACGACCCGCAGGCCCTGTCGCACACCGGCCGTCGCCCGCCCGCGCAACTGATGAAGTCCGTTGACACCGCAAGCCACGCCGCTGCCGTGATCGCGCGGGCCCACCACGGCAGCGTCTCCAAAGACGAGCGGTTGACCACTGAAAACCTGCTTAAGGAGGGCAGCCTCAAAGCTGTCGTGGCAACTTCCTCGCTGGAACTGGGCATCGACATGGGCGCAGTTGACCTGGTGCTGCAGGTGGAGTCGCCGCCGTCAGTCGCCTCCGGCCTACAACGGGTGGGCCGCGCCGGGCACACCGTGGGTGCGGTGTCAAAGGGGGCCTTCTACCCAAAGCACCGCTCTGACTTGGTCCAAACAGCGGTGACCGTGCCGAGGATGCGCCAAGGGCTCATCGAGGAGCTGCACACACCGAACTCGCCCTTGGACGTGTTGACCCAGCAAACCATCGCCGCGGTCAGCATGGAGGACCTGGACATCAACGAGTGGTACGACACCGTACGCCGCGCCTGGCCGTACCGCGAATTGAGCCGGGAAGTCTATGACGCGGTCATCGACCTGATCGTCGGTGTGTACCCTTCGACCGACTTCTCTGAGCTGCGGCCCCGCGCAATTGTCCACGGCGACACCTTGCGCGCCCGCCCCGGCGCCCAACGTGTAGCCGTCACCAACGGCGGAACCATCCCGGACCGTGGCATGTTCGGCGTGTTTTTGGTTGGGGGAGAGGACTCCGCTCCGCGCCGAGTCGGAGAGCTCGACGAGGAGATGGTCTACGAGTCCCGCGTCGGCGACGTGTTCACCCTCGGAGCATCAAGCTGGCGCATCGAAAACATTACCCGCGACCAGGTGCAGGTCAGCCCGACGCCCGGGCACACCGGGCGGCTTCCTTTTTGGAGCGGCGACGGGCCGGGAAGGCCCTTCGAGCTGGGTGTGGCGTTGGGGAAGTTTCGTCGTCAAGCGCGCGAGAACCTCGACGCCTCCCTCGACAACTACGCGCGCCGCAACCTGCTGCAATACCTTGAGGAACAGGAAGAAGCCACCGGCATCCTGCCCGACGACACCACGCTTGTGCTCGAACGCTTCACCGACGAGCTGGGGGATTGGCGCGTGGTACTGCACACGCCTTTCGGCAAACCCGTCAATTCCGCGTGGGCGCTGGCTACCGGCTGGCGCATCGCCCAGGAAACGGGAATGGACGCCCAGGCAGTCGCCGGTGATGACGGCATTGTCCTGCGCCTGCCCCAAGGTGAGAAGGAACCTGAAGGTTCACTTTTCAGCTTCAACGCCGATGAAATCGCCGACATTGTTACGCAGCAGGTGGGAAACTCCGCCCTGTTTGCCTCCCGCTTCCGCGAATGTGCCGCCCGTGCTCTGCTTCTGCCGCGCCGCAACCCGGGCAAACGCGCGCCACTGTGGCAACAACGCCAGCGCGCCGAGCAGCTTCTCGACGTCGCCCGCAACTACCCTTCTTTCCCAATCATCCTCGAAACCGTCCGTGAGTGTCTCCAGGACGTCTATGACCTGCCGGCCCTGCAAGAGGTGATGCGGGATCTAGGTACGCGGCGCATCCGCATCGCGGAAGTTACCACGGACCAGCCGAGCCCTTTCGCTTCATCGCTGCTGTTTAACTACACGAGCGCTTTCATGTACGAGGGTGACACCCCGCTGGCGGAAAAGCGCGCCGCAGCTTTAGCGCTCGACCCTTCACTTCTGGCGAAACTGTTGGGCACCGTGGAGCTGCGCGAGCTTTTGGATCCCGACATCATCGCCGAGGTCGACGCCTCTTTGCGCCGTCTTGGGCGCGCGACAACCTCAGAGCAATTCGCCGATACGTTGCGCATGGTCGGCCCGGTGCCGATCGCCAACCTGGAAGATTTCACCGCGGTGCCTTTGTCCGCCCTCGAATCTTCGCTTGGCCCGCGCGTGATGCGCGTGCGCATCGGGGGAGAAGAACACATCGCTCAGGCTCACGATGCCGCTGTGCTGCGAGACGCCCTCGGGGTGCCCGTTCCGCCCGGCATCGCAGCCCAGGTCGCCACAATTCCCGATGCCTTGTCTCAGCTTGTCAGCCGGTGGGTGCGCACCCGAGGCCCCTTCACACTGCGCGATCTTGCCCACGCCTTCGGGCTTGCCATCGGCGCCGCCTACTCCGCCCTGCAGCCGCTTGTCGACGCCACCAAGGTCATCGAAGGACGCTACCGGCAAGGCGTTGATGAGCAGGAGTACGTGGCCGCCGAGGTGTTGCGCATCATCCGAACTCGCTCGCTGGCTGCCGCCCGCGCGCAAACCCGACCTGTCTCCCAATCCGCCTACGGGCGTTTCCTGCCCGCCTGGCTCAACGTCGCCCCCGCCGGGGCCACACCACCATTGCGTGGTGTGGACGGGGTTTTCACCGTCCTGGAACAGCTCGCCGGGGTGCGCCTGCCCGCATCCGCCTGGGAGTCGTGGATTCTTCCCTCGCGTGTTGGTGATTACAACCCCCAGATGCTTGATGAGCTGACCGGCGGCGGGGAGATTCTCATCGTCGGCGCTGGCAAAGCAGGCGCGCGCGACCCTTGGATCATGCTGTTGCCCGCCGACTACGCCGCCCAACTTCTGCCGCAATCACAACAGCCGGTGTACTCGCTTACCCAGGCCCAGATCATGGAGAAGGTGCGCGCCGGCGGCGGGTTCCTCTTTAGCGATTTGCTGAGCCCCAGCACTACCACCGAGGAGTTGCGTGAGAGCCTGTGGGACCTCGTCGAATCCGGGTGTATCTCGCCTGATTCTTTCGCGCCGATCCGCGCTCGCCTCGCCGGGGGTAAAACCGCGCACCGGGCGAAGCGGCGGCCGTCGCGTTCCCGGGTGCGTTCGGGGCGCACTGCCTTTGCGTCGATGACACCGCCGGACATGGTGGGGCGGTGGGCGGCTACACCTGCTGCAGACACTGACGTGACCCGCCGTTTCGTAGCTTTTGGTGAGGCATGGTTGGACCGCTACGGTGTGGTCTCACGCGGAGCGGTGGTTGCTGAGGATGTGGTGGGTGGTTTTGGGCTTGCTTATAAGGTGCTCAGCGGTTTTGAGGAGTCCGGCCAGGCGATGCGCGGCTACTTAATCGAGGGGCTGGGTGCGGCACAGTTTTCCACACCTGCGACCATCGACCGGTTGCGTGGGCAGCAAGATAGCGACGATGTGGTGGGCTGGCCTTCGGGCACCCGCGACCCTCACGTTTACGTCATGGCCGCGACTGATCCCGCCAACCCCTATGGAGCGGGGCTGCCTTGGCCTGCGCAGGGACCGACCCGCAGCGCCGGGGCGATTGTTGTGCTTATCGACGGCCTCCTCGCCGCCCACATCACCCGCGGCGGCAAAACCATGACCACATTTTTCGACTCCTTTCCGGCCGAAGTCAAAGACCCCCTCCACATGGTGGTTTCCGCACTTGACGAGGCTGTGTCCTTGGGTCGGATGCGCCCGCTCAACGTGGAAAAGCTCAACGGTGAGCCTGCGTTCTCGCTGCGCAACTATGGTGCTGCTGTGACTCACAAGGGGGCAAGGATCGGTGCTAAGGCCAAGGCTGCGCCGAAGCGCTACGGGCGCTCAGTAAGTGAAGCCCTGGAGGAATTGAGCTTCAACGACTAA
- a CDS encoding DNA-formamidopyrimidine glycosylase family protein produces MPEGDSVYQLAKRLSFMQGREVCSCSLRVPRYATVNFTGLTCERVWPYGKHLFMQFGTEILHTHLKMEGVWAFHRVGSKWRKPGHTARVVLQLADAEGDIEIVGHDLGLVEVFPVREYEQRMAYLGPDMLAEEFDQEEVVRRIKLQPELEIGRALLNQRNAAGIGNEYRAEINFLAGTHPARLVGEVDVEKHVRIARALMWANKDSPVRVTTGVKRAGETSYVFGRNNKPCRRCRTLIRKGMLGGEGDLERVIWWCPACQPSPSLPGE; encoded by the coding sequence ATGCCCGAAGGCGATAGCGTTTATCAACTGGCCAAGCGCCTGTCATTTATGCAGGGCCGCGAGGTGTGCTCCTGCAGCCTGCGCGTGCCCCGGTATGCGACGGTGAACTTCACCGGCTTGACCTGCGAGAGGGTGTGGCCTTACGGCAAACACCTATTCATGCAGTTCGGAACCGAAATCCTGCACACTCACCTGAAGATGGAAGGGGTGTGGGCCTTCCACCGTGTGGGCAGCAAGTGGCGCAAGCCGGGCCACACAGCGCGGGTGGTGCTGCAACTTGCGGACGCGGAAGGCGACATCGAAATAGTCGGCCATGACTTGGGGTTGGTCGAAGTTTTTCCGGTGCGCGAATATGAGCAGCGCATGGCATATCTCGGCCCCGATATGCTCGCAGAAGAATTCGATCAAGAGGAGGTCGTCCGGAGGATTAAGTTGCAGCCTGAACTGGAAATTGGGCGCGCGCTATTGAATCAACGCAACGCGGCCGGTATCGGCAACGAGTACCGGGCGGAGATCAACTTTTTGGCGGGGACCCATCCGGCGCGGCTGGTCGGGGAGGTGGATGTGGAAAAGCATGTGCGCATCGCGCGAGCATTGATGTGGGCAAATAAAGACTCCCCAGTCCGCGTCACCACAGGGGTGAAGCGGGCCGGGGAGACAAGCTACGTCTTTGGCCGCAACAATAAGCCGTGTCGTCGCTGCCGAACCCTGATCCGCAAGGGCATGCTCGGCGGGGAGGGAGACCTCGAACGCGTTATTTGGTGGTGTCCGGCGTGCCAGCCTTCTCCTTCGTTGCCCGGCGAATGA
- a CDS encoding DedA family protein yields the protein MQAIIDWVVELMELLGAPGVGIAILLENLFPPIPSEVVLPLAGFTVAQGSLNFVSVFIWSVIGSVVGAYVLYGLGAWLGAERLRRIADWMWLVKASDVDETLAFFSKYGKVSVFFGRLVPGIRSLISIPAGLDRMNLVTFGLWTSFGSAIWNAFLITLGFYLGENWKVVEDYINTYSNIVYAILILIILGFFFYFIRRATKEKAGTPDTTK from the coding sequence ATGCAAGCGATCATCGACTGGGTCGTAGAACTGATGGAACTACTCGGCGCCCCTGGCGTCGGCATCGCCATCTTGTTGGAAAACCTCTTTCCTCCGATTCCGTCTGAAGTGGTGCTGCCCTTAGCGGGGTTCACCGTGGCCCAGGGCTCGCTCAACTTCGTGTCCGTATTCATCTGGTCTGTGATCGGATCTGTCGTCGGCGCCTACGTTCTCTACGGCCTCGGCGCCTGGCTGGGTGCCGAGCGTCTGCGCCGCATCGCGGACTGGATGTGGCTGGTGAAGGCCTCCGACGTGGACGAAACCCTGGCATTTTTCAGCAAATACGGCAAGGTTTCGGTCTTTTTCGGACGCCTCGTGCCAGGCATCCGCTCCCTTATTTCCATCCCCGCGGGCCTCGACCGGATGAACCTGGTGACCTTCGGCCTGTGGACTTCTTTCGGCTCCGCCATCTGGAACGCCTTCCTCATCACCCTCGGCTTCTACCTCGGTGAGAACTGGAAAGTCGTCGAGGACTACATCAACACTTACTCCAACATTGTCTACGCCATCCTGATTCTGATAATCCTGGGTTTCTTCTTTTACTTCATTCGCCGGGCAACGAAGGAGAAGGCTGGCACGCCGGACACCACCAAATAA